The Synechococcus sp. WH 8016 genome contains the following window.
GTGACCGTTCCACTGAAACTGATGTAGAAGCCAAACTCAAGAAAAGCTGCCATTTCCGAGGGAGTCCCGCCCCAGCAATGCATCACGCCCCTGGGGCAATGGCCGCGGAGTTGTCTTTCACGCAGTTCAGCCAGCATCGGTTCAGCAGCATCCCGGCAGTGAACAATCACGGGCAAATCAAGCTCCACTGCGAGATCGAGCTGAGGCCTCAACACGGAGAGTTGCTGATCCAGATTCTTGTCTCGAAACAGATCTAGGCCAAGCTCCCCTATGGCCACAACACGAGAATCGTCTTTCGCAGCGGCGCGTAAGACGTCAACGGTATCGGCGGCCCAATGCTCCGTATCGAGAGGATGCACGCCGACGGAGTAACGCATCTCAGGGAAGCGATCTGCCAAAGCACGAATCGCCGGAATCTCTGAAGGCTCCACGCAGGCATGCAACAGAGAAGTAACCCCGGCCTCTCGCCATCGGGAAGCCACCTCATCCAAATCGTCCTCAAACGTGCGAAAGACGATGTGACAGTGGCTGTCGATCAGGGTTGGAGTGGACATCAGATCAGGACCCGAAACGCGCCTTCAGGCCCCATTGTGCCGGGATGGGATCAGCTAACGCTCGGCTCGATAGCGCGCTTGACAGCCGTACTCAAACGAGACTTTTGATGCGCTCCGGTGTTGCGGTGCATCACACCACGCTTGACCGCTTTATCAATTTTGCTGAATGCTGCGTTGAGGCTGGCGTTCAACGTAGTTTTGGCCTCATCGCCTGGGGCCTCGCTGTAAGCACTGCATGCAGTGAAACAGCGCTTCATGAGGGTACGCAGCGCTGATTTATACGCCTTGTTCTGTAAGCGATTGCGCTCGCCGATCTCGACGCGCTTTTTCGAAGACTTGTTATTGGCCACAGAGCCGGATTTCAGTTCAACAATCCGTGACCATAACCCACCGCGCTGCAAATCATCGAGCACATGGTTCAAGGGCCACTTAGTTTGAGCAAGAACGACGATGAGGTGACGACAGTGCTGAGCAATGAGCATCCGCCTGCCGGTCTCATGCGCTGCATCAGCACCGCTGCGCAAGCCGAGCAGGAGCTCGATCGGATCGCGACCAGAACCACCGGAGCGACCCAACGCGAGGCGGAGCAACGGGTCCAAGAGATTTTGGAGCAGGTCAAGAGGGATGGAGACCAAGCTCTCATCAGCCTCACAGAGCAATTTGACGGTTTCCGCCCAGAACCTCTTCGCATCGATTCAGACCTGCTGGAACAAGCCTGGAAGGACACCCCTGTCAATCTTCGCGATGCCTTAGATCTCGCGCACCGACGCATCCAAGATTTCCACCAGCGGCAACGTCCCACTGATCTCAGCGTTTCCGGGGTTCACGGAGAGCAGCTCGGTCGACGTTGGCGCCCAGTCCATGCAGCCGGCCTCTACATCCCAGGGGGTAGAGCGGCCTACCCCAGCACGGTCTTGATGAATGCCGTGCCAGCCAAAGCTGCGGGCGTGAAGCGAATCGCGATGGTCACCCCTGCTGGGGCCAACGGATTGATCAACACCACCGTTCTGGCAGCAGCTCACATCGCTGGGATCCGCGAGGTGTATCGAGTGGGCGGTGCACAAGCGATCGCAGCTCTCGCCTATGGAACAGACACCGTCCAGAAGGTCGATGTCATCAGCGGACCAGGAAATCTTTTTGTGACCTTGGCCAAAAAATCGGTCTATGGCCAGGTGGGGATCGATTCTCTGGCAGGTCCGAGTGAAGTTCTGGTGATCGCTGACCAAACAGCAAAACCAGCGCAGGTGGCGGCTGACCTCCTAGCTCAGGCAGAACACGACCCGCTTGCTGCCGCCATCCTTCTCACCACGGAAGAGGAGCTCTCTCGTTTCGTCCCAGAGGAGATTGAACGTCAGCTTGCCTCCCATCCACGCGAAAGCATTTGCCGACAGTCCTTAAGCCAATGGGGGCTGATTGTGATTTGCGACAGCCTTGAAGATTGCGCGAGTCTCAGCGATCGCTTCGCTCCAGAGCATTTAGAACTCCTGGTGGAGCGACCAAGAATGATGGCGGATCGCATTAACCATGCAGGTGCCATTTTTATTGGCCCATGGAGCCCAGAGGCTGTCGGGGACTACCTAGCAGGGCCCAACCACACACTCCCCACCTGCGGCGCCGCCCGATTCAGTGGGGCACTCAGTGTGGAGACATTCATGAGTCACACCTCCCTGATCGAGTTCAACAAGGAAGCCCTTGATGCAACCGGGGTGGCGGTGGAAACCTTGGCCATGAGCGAAGGTCTCCACAGTCATGCCAATTCGGTGCGGATCCGGCTTCAGTGAATGGCCTTAACCCACTCGCTCCAGGCTGCGGACTCCGGCAACGCCATCACTGATTTCACCCACAAGCACTTCGTCAGCCAGGTTGACGAAGAGTCCGTTCTCCAAGACACCTGGAAGGTTGTTGATATCTCGCTCGAGAGCAATCGGATCAGAGATTCCAGCTTCAAAGCGAACATCCAGAACAAGATTGCCCTGGTCGGTCACCACAGGGCCCGCTTTACGCGTTGCCATTCGGAGCTCTGCAACGCCTCCCATGGATTTCAGACGGGATTGAACTTGCACCCATGCGCCTGGAAGCACTTCAACAGGCAAGAGGAAGTCGAGATTTAAACGCTGCACAAGCTTTGTGGAATCAACCACGACGATGAACCGTTCGGCGCGGTCAGCGACCAGCTTCTCTTGCACATGGCAAGCTCCACCACCTTTGATGAGTTGGAAAGCAGGATCCACTTCATCGGCACCATCGATCGCCAAATCGATGCGATCAATCGCGTTCAAAGCCCGCAAAGGAATCCCCAACTCAGCAGCAAGAACCTCGCCTTGAAACGACGTGGTCACGCCGACAATGTCATGAAGCTCACCTGCTGCCAGTCGCGCCCCGAGGCCTTGAATCATCAAAGCGGCAGTGGAACCCGAGCCGAGGCCAACCACCATGCCGTCACGAATCTGTGCAACGGCCGCCTCCGCGACGGCCTGCTTCATTTGAGTTTGGAGATCCGACATCGATCAGCTGCTGAGGGCGAGACGGTAGCAAGAGTTCTCAGCTCATTCCTGGCAGAGGAGCCGGTTTAACCGACAGCTGCAGATCTCCCCCATTGCGCAGAATCTGCAACAGCAACGGCTGATCAATTTCCGCTTGGTCCACCTGTTTCAACAAATCCTGGGGATCTCGGATGGTGTCTTCTCCAGCATGAACAATCAGATCACCACGCCTTAATCCGGCACGTTGAGCAGGGCTGTCGGGCAGAACCGATTGCACCAAGGCACCAGAGCGTTCCGGCAATTCAACGAGAGCATTGGGATCACGGTTGTGATCTCGCGCAATACGAGCGGTGAGAGGCACAAGTTGGACTCCCAAATAAGGATGGACAACCTCACCATCTTTTTGGAGTTGTTCAGCCACTCGGGAGGCCAAATTGATCGGGATCGCAAAACCCAATCCGGCCCCAGGACCAGAACGCACCAGCGTGTTGATCCCAATCACCTCCCCGGTTGCATTCACCAGGGGTCCACCGGAATTTCCAGGATTAATCGCGGCGTCGGTCTGGATCAGATCGAGACGCTTATCGGAAAAGCCGAGGCTGCTGATATTGCGATGAAGACTGCTGACAATGCCCAACGTGACCGTTCGTTCCAGGCCGTAAGGAGTGCCTAACGCAATGGCCCAATCACCAACTTCCAAGGCCTCAGAGTCTCCCAACGTTGCCGGAGAGGGCAGAGCCCGACCAGACAGACGGACCAGCGCGAGATCGGTGACAGGGTCTTGACCAATCACTTCCCCGTCTCTCTGTTCCCCATCAGACAACGTCACATTGACAGTGCTGACTTGATCAACGACATGGGCATTGGTCAACACCAGGCCACGGCCATCGATCACAACCCCTGACCCCTGACCCCGCTGACGCTCAGGGCCGATCCCATAGCCGGGTTCTCCCAGGAGGTCTCTCAGGAGAGGGTCAATCAAGTTCGGATCAAAAGGCTGCCGTTCGATCAAGCGTTCGGTGTCAATCCGTACCACCGACGGCGCTACCTCCCGGACGGCGTTAGCAACAAAACTGTGGCCGCCAGCCGTAAACGAGAGATCCGCGGCCTGAGCGGGGAGGCCGCAGAAGCAAGACATGACCAGAAGGGCTGTCAGGCAACAAAAGCGAATCATTTTCAAAACCTTCATGCCGTCGGCCAAGAATCATGAATACATAAGAATCGTCACGCTAGTGGCCCCGCTCACGTGAATGAAGCACGCGCATCAGGCAACTCACTTGAAGAAGAAGCACGGCATTAGTTTGATCAACCCTTGCTTCATTTCAGAGCCATGACCGAGTCGTCAAACGTGCAACTCCGATGCGAGCTCTGTCAGATCGAGATCAATGAAACCGCCGATCAGGGAGACGAGGTCGTGTTCAGTCGTGGAGCCACCGGAAGCCGCAGCAAACTTTGGGCACGCGTGTGTCAGTACTTAAAAACAGACGAGCAAAAAGCAGCTTGTATCAACCAAGACGCAACCCAACGAGGCAGCGAGAAGCCTGGTGATCGCTACGAAGAAATCGCTCCTGTTGAAGTCGGAAGCACACAGGCTTCAAACTGATCCCGATCGTGCATGATCCAATCCTTGACTGGCACACTTCCCAAATTCGTGTCTATTACTACCGTCAGATACGTCATCAACTCTCGATCATGCGCTTGTTTAAAGCGGCCGCTACTGGCCTGATCGCGCTCACTTCGATTGGCCTTGTGGCCTGCCAAAAGTCAGCTCCCACCAGCGACAAAGGAGCTTCAAGTCAGGCAGGCAATGTATTCGAGACAGGAAAGCTCAGGGCGGTCGTCCTTGACAATGTGCTCCCCATGGTTGACGAGAAAGATGGGAAATATGAAGGCCTTTCTTTCGTCGTGCTCAACGCCATCCGCGATCAGCTGAAATCAGCGTCGGAGAACAAGTCCGATGACATCGTGATCGAGCCTGTTTCCATCAAGTCTGCACAGGATGGACTGAACAAAATTCGTTCCGGAGAAGCCGATATTGCATGTGGCGTTGCCTTCACATGGGAACGACAAAGAACGCTTACTTACAGCTTGCCTTTCGCAACAAGTGGCGTTCGTGTCTTAGCCCCTAAAGGCAATGACGGAACACCGGAAAGCCTCAAGGGCAAAACGATTGGTGTCGTGAAAGACACGGCAGCAGCAGCCGTGCTGGCTAAATCCGTTGATGATGCCCAATTCCAATTCTTCTCAACCCCCACAGAGGCCCTTGCAGGTCTTAAGGACGGAACCGTTGAATTCCTGGGTGGCGACAGCCTCTGGCTAAAAGCAAGCCGTCAAGCCACAGCTCCGGATGCTGATCTTGTCCCCACATTCCCTTACGCAAGATCCAGCGTGGGCTGTGTTGTCGCGAACACCACTCCTCACCTTCTGAATTACAGCAACTTGGCCATCGGTCGCATGCTGACCGCTTATGTGGACGACAACAAAGACGTACGCACAGCCGTCAATCAGTGGATTGGTCCTGATAGTCAGGTTGGACTGAGCGAAAACATGATCGGCGATTTCTTCACCATCGTGCTCGCAACGACAGCTGAATTGTCCAAAGGCTCCTGAGCCCTAGTCCCTAACTCCACTCACATTTCACGTCACCCATGAACAAAACAACCCTGCTGAGCATCGCTGCAATCCTCGCCTCAAGCTCAGTGCTCACTGACGCCTCTCACTCCGCTGTTCTTAGTGAGCCCGATCTCGGGAATGCTCTTGAACAGCGCATTGAAAAACTCTCCAATAACGCCTGGGCACGCTTGGAGACCAGTGATCACAACACTGGCCAGTCCATTGCTCGCGCTTGGGGCAACGGCAACGGCCGTGCTTTCGCCAACGGTGGTGGTGCTCGTCGAGGTTTCGCTAATGGCGGCGGCGGCGGCTTTGCCAATGCCTATCGCGCAGGTTTCGCCAATTGGTGAACCACGCTGATTACGGACCCATTGGCCTCTTGGTGATTCAGGCCACATCACTCTGCAATCTCGATTGCAGTTACTGCTACTTGCCTGATCGCCAAAAACGCCGGATCTTTGATCTCAATCAATTACCTGTGTTGCTGAACAGGGTGTATGAGAGTCCCTTTTGGGGCCCTCATCTTTCAATCCTTTGGCACGCAGGCGAGCCCCTGACGTTGCCCTGCAGCTTTTATGACGATGCCACTGCCATCGTGCGTGAGCAAACGGCTGAGCTGCAGGAGCAAGGGGTTCAGATTGAGCAGCACGTGCAAACGAATGCCACGCTGATCAACGACGCCTGGTGTGAATGCTTTAAACGCAATCGCATTGTTGTTGGGGTGAGTGTTGATGGACCGGAAGAGATCCACGACTCCCATCGCCGATTCCGGAATGGGAAGGGCTCTCATGCTCTAACCATGCGTGGCATTCGCAAGCTTCAAGAACAAGAAATTCCGATCCATGCGATTGCCGTACTCACCAGTGCTGCCATGGAAGATCCAGAGAGGATGTACTCCTTTTTTCGGGACAATGGGATTCATGATCTCGGCTTCAATGTTGAAGAGCAGGAAGGCGTCAACGCCAGCTCTTCCATGCAAGGAATCAGCCGAGAAAAGCAATATCACCACTTTTTAAAATGCTTCTGGGAGTGCAATCAAAGGGACGGTTTTCCGATTCGGCTTCGTGAATTCGATCAAATCACCGAGATGATGATCAGTGGTCAAAGACTGCTTCAAAACGAAATGAATCGCCCATACTCGATTTTGAGTGTGGATTCAGCCGGCAATTTTTCCACGTTTGACCCTGAACTTTTATCCGTTGAAACCCAAAAGTATGGGTTGTTCAACTTAGGCAATATTCGCGATCAATCTCTTATTGCAGCCACTGAAAGCGAAACATTTCAGCAATTGCTTCAAGACATGACCGCGGGCACAGCGCTTTGCCGCGATCAATGCGATTACTACGGCTTTTGCGGAGGCGGAACTGGAAGCAACAAGTATTGGGAGCATGGAACCTTGGCCTCAAGTGAAACCTGCGCCTGCCGCTTTTCAACCCAAATCCCAGTGAAGGTCCTTCTCGAACAAATTGAAGATCAGGGTGTAAAAGCACCCTAATTATCCAACAGCCAATATGTTTTCTCTGGCACGCAAAAGCCGTCGATCCACATCAGCCATCGGCGTGATCGCGGCTTGCTCAACGCTCATTTTTGCTCACGCACCAACTGCTCAAGCAGGTTGCACGTTCCTCATGCCAATCGGTGGGAATGGCGACGGCCCCAAGCCCTACATCGTCAAAAAGAAAGTTGAGCGTCCGAAGGGCCTCATCGGGAAAGCGGTGGGTCGGACTAACTGGAACACCGATTTTGTGGTGAATCAACCTTTTGCCTCTTACAAACTCTTCTTCACAGCAGATTCAACGGATAGCAACCCTGGCTCTTACCCAATCGAAGCCTTCCTGAAATTTTCAGACGGCAGCAATTTAAAAGTTGTCAACGAATTCATGAAGCCACCAACGGGCACGGGAGCCCAGTTCGGGCCATTTCAGTCTCCTTCCGGGAAGGCCGTGAGCCAAGTGAATTTCAGAATTGGCGCCAACAACGATCCTGGGGCGACCGGATTCAGTTATCGCATCTCCGTACAGGGCTGCGACTGATGGAGGAAGGGGCAATCAACTACATTGTTGATCGGCTTGGTGAGTTCCTCTTTTCAGGGGGGTGATCGCAGTATCAACCATCGGGCCAATGCCCGACTCTCCCTCCGATTGTCCTTGCCCCATCCTCTGCTCCCAGCACTCAAGGAATTGGCCTCTGCCACAGCAGTAGGCCATGGATTTGAGTTGGCTGACTTGCAGGTCTTAGCCCACATGCAACCCATGACGGTGCAGATCCAAATTCGCCGTTCCAGCGGAGAGGATGTGACCCTCGATGATTGCGCCGGTTTCAGTGCACCGATGGGACAAGCCCTGGATAATTCTGCTGTTCTCAGCGAGGCTTATGTCTTAGAGATCAGCAGTCCAGGGATCGGAGAACGGCTTCATTCGGATCGCGATTTCCAGACTTTTCGTCGCTATCCAGTCGACGTGATTCACCGTGATACCGAAGGAACTGAGCAGAAACATTCCGGGACCCTTTTGGAGCGAACGGAAGACCACGTAAAGATCAGTATTCACGGGCGAATTAAACAGTTTTCGCGAAGCTCCATCATTTCTGTGGAGCTCACCAGTCCCACAGGCTGATTCTTTAAGCCTCTTTCCAACCTCACTCTCCTCCAAGACTTTCATTCCCGTCCTCGATGGCTCTCGTCCTTCTCCCCGGCCTCAGCAACCTGATCGAAGACATCAGCGAGGAAAAGAAACTCGCCCCTCAGGTCGTTGAAGCTGCCTTAAGGGAAGCCCTCCTCAAAGGCTATGAGCGCTATCGGCGCACTCTGTATTTAGGGATCAGTGAAGATCCTTTTGATGAGGAGTATTTCAGCAATTTTGATGTCGCCCTGGATCTCGACGAAGAGGGCTATCGGGTCCTCGCCAGCAAAATCATTGTTGACGAGGTTGAAAGCGAAGACCACCAGATTGCCTTAGCCGAGGTGATGCAGGTGGCTGAAGACGCCCAGGCCGGCGATACCGTCGTCCTGGACGTCACGCCCGAGAAAGAGGATTTCGGTCGCATGGCAGCTGCTACGACCAAACAGGTGTTGGCGCAAAAGCTGCGTGATCAGCAGCGACGGATGATCCAAGAGGAGTTCGCTGATCTTGAGGATCCAGTCCTGACCGCACGCGTGATTCGATTCGAGCGTCAATCGATCATCATGGCCGTGAGTTCAGGCCTCGGCCGCCCCGAAGTGGAGGCTGAATTACCCAGGCGCGATCAGCTCCCCAACGACAACTACCGAGCCAACGCCACCTTCAAAGTCTTTCTTAAAGAGGTCAGCGAGGTGCCACGCCGTGGGCCTCAACTCTTTGTGAGTCGAGCCAATGCGGGATTGGTGGTCTACCTCTTCGAGAATGAAGTTCCTGAAATTCAAGAGGGCTCGGTACGCATCGTTGCTGTCGCCCGTGAAGCCAATCCTCCATCGAGGTCGGTAGGACCTCGTACCAAGGTGGCTGTCGATAGCATCGAGAGAGAAGTCGATCCTGTTGGAGCTTGTATCGGAGCCCGGGGCTCGCGCATTCAACAGGTCGTGAATGAACTCCGAGGCGAAAAAATCGATGTCATCCGCTGGTCCCAAGACCCCAGCCAATACATCGCCAACTCGCTGAGTCCGGCGCGCGTTGAAGTGGTACGTCTTGTGGATCCCGAGGGGCAACATGCCCATGTTTTAGTGCCACCCGATCAATTGAGTCTTGCGATCGGACGAGAAGGCCAAAACGTTCGTCTTGCCGCTCGATTAACGGGTTGGAAAATTGACATCAAAAATTCAACGGAATACGACCAAAGCGCAGAAGATGCTGTTGTTGCTGAGCTCATCTCCCAAAGAGAAGAGGAAGAAGCCCTTCAACGCGAGGCGGAAGAGCGCCTAGCCGTGGAACAGGCCGCCAGGGCCGAAGAAGATGCTCGACTTCGTGAGCTCTATCCCCTCCCTGAAGACGAGGAGGGATACACGGAAGATGGAGAGTATTACGAAGAAGCTGAAGCTTCAGGAGAAGAGCCTGTCGCCGAAGCCAGCGAGGAGTCAGTCGAGACAACGGACACCGAGCTCGACTCTGAGGATGCCCCCAGCACAAGCGATGACGAGGAAGGAGCCCGGTGAACGTTTCGCGCCCCGTCCTCCGTCGCTGTGTCGCTTGCCGTCAGCTTCTTGATCGAAGCCTGCTTTTGCGAGTGATTCGTGACCATCAGGATGGGGTCCTCCTCGATCAGGGGATGGGCCGATCGGCCTACCTCTGCCCGACTGAGGCCTGTTTTGAAGAGGCACGCCGCCGCAAAAGGCTTCAGAAATCCCTGCGTTGCCAGGTTTCTGACGACTTACTAACGGCGCTGCAAGAGCGGCTCACCGAACCTCGTGTAGCAGCCGCTGAGGCAAGATGAACATTGGCACCACGTGTGTGGAGCCCCGAGGCACACCGTGCCCGGACCGACCGGAGACCTGAATGACCAGCAGCGGCAAAGTCAGAATTTATGAGTTGTCCAAGGACCTTGGCTTGGAGAACAAAGATGTCCTGGATGCCGCCGAGAAGCTGTCCATCGCGGCAAGGAGCCATAGCAGCTCCATCAGCGAAACAGAAGCCGGCAAAATCCGAAACCTTTTAAAGCAAGGTGGGAGCCCAGTTGCGTCTGCTCCTGTCAAGCCCGCGCCTAGAAAAGCAATTCTCTCGGTCAAAAAGGCATCCAGCCCAGCAGCCCCGTCGATGCCCAGCAAACCTGCGGCTCCCACGGCAGCAAAACCATCTCCGAAACCTTCTGCACCTTCACGACCAGAGGCGCCCCTGCCCTTGATCGTGCAGAAGCCCGTGTCGCGTCAAGCCGCACCACAAAAACCGGTGAGCCGACAAAGTCCCCCCGCAGCGGCCGCGCCAGCACCTTCTGCTTCAGCACCTTCAGCAGGAGCGCCGTCTGCACCCACCCCACGGCCCAAGCCCGCGGTCGCTCCTGCGCCCTCAGCGCCCAAGCCCTCATCCCCTGCGCCGACAGCTTCTGCTCCATCGGCTCCGGCAAGGCCCAGCTCGGCCAGACCGACACCAGCCCCTGCCCGACCCACAGGCACCGCTCCGGTGAAGCGCCCTGGCAGTGAAGCCAGTAGCCCAAGACCAACGGCTCCTCCAGCGCGTCCGCAACCGAAAGCCCCAGTCAACAGAGGGGCACCACAGCGCCCTGCCCCCAAACCAGAACTCGTGGGCCGGCCACAGCCCAAGCGCGCAGCACCTGGTGCCCCCGTGCGTCAGATCGGACAACGCCCAGGAGTGAGTCCTCGGCCAAGCGGGCCTCCGGGTCAGCGGGCAAACATGCCGCAGCGCCCGGCAGGTGCTCAACGTCCTGGGGCCCCGACACGACCTGGAAATGCCCCATCGAAGCCAGGACAACCCCGCGCAGGTGCCGGATCACTTGAATTGGTCGGCAAACCCATCCGCAGAGACGGCAGCAACGATGGCGCCGGTGGCCGTGGCGATGGACAAGGGCGTCCCCCTGGTGCAGCCAGACCTGGAGCCCCCCGTCCCGGTGGCATGCCTGGGATGCGAAAGCCGGTGGCCCCCGGTGAGCTCATGCAGCTCCAAAAACCGAACAGCCGTCCTTCAGCACCACCGCCAAGACGCGTGGATGGCACTCCTGTCGCCACCCGAAGCGGTGGTGAAGCTGCCGCTGGAGGAGCCAAAGCCACTCCTCCTGTTTCCCGTCCTACCGCCACTCCCCCATCAGCACCCAGGCGTCCAGGCTTCAGACCTGGACCAGGCGCTGGTGGTCAGCGCAGGCCTGGACGGCCTGACTGGGATGACAGCGCCAAACTGGAAGCACTGCGCAGTAAATCGCCTCAGAAACAGCGCCAAAAGGTTCACATCATCGGCGAAAACGATGATGCCCTAACCGCTGAGACCGGAGGATTCGCTGGTGAACGCCAGGCGATGGTGCTATCCGCCAGCTTG
Protein-coding sequences here:
- a CDS encoding TatD family hydrolase, with amino-acid sequence MSTPTLIDSHCHIVFRTFEDDLDEVASRWREAGVTSLLHACVEPSEIPAIRALADRFPEMRYSVGVHPLDTEHWAADTVDVLRAAAKDDSRVVAIGELGLDLFRDKNLDQQLSVLRPQLDLAVELDLPVIVHCRDAAEPMLAELRERQLRGHCPRGVMHCWGGTPSEMAAFLEFGFYISFSGTVTFPKAVDTHLCAKDVPQDRFLVETDCPFLAPVPRRGKRNEPAFVASVAERVAELRGQTVIEVADASTANARSLFGLP
- a CDS encoding YlxR family protein, which translates into the protein MNVSRPVLRRCVACRQLLDRSLLLRVIRDHQDGVLLDQGMGRSAYLCPTEACFEEARRRKRLQKSLRCQVSDDLLTALQERLTEPRVAAAEAR
- the rpiA gene encoding ribose-5-phosphate isomerase RpiA; the encoded protein is MSDLQTQMKQAVAEAAVAQIRDGMVVGLGSGSTAALMIQGLGARLAAGELHDIVGVTTSFQGEVLAAELGIPLRALNAIDRIDLAIDGADEVDPAFQLIKGGGACHVQEKLVADRAERFIVVVDSTKLVQRLNLDFLLPVEVLPGAWVQVQSRLKSMGGVAELRMATRKAGPVVTDQGNLVLDVRFEAGISDPIALERDINNLPGVLENGLFVNLADEVLVGEISDGVAGVRSLERVG
- the grrA gene encoding GrrA/OscA1 family cyclophane-containing rSAM-modified RiPP, which produces MNKTTLLSIAAILASSSVLTDASHSAVLSEPDLGNALEQRIEKLSNNAWARLETSDHNTGQSIARAWGNGNGRAFANGGGARRGFANGGGGGFANAYRAGFANW
- the grrP gene encoding extracellular substrate binding-like orphan protein GrrP, which translates into the protein MHDPILDWHTSQIRVYYYRQIRHQLSIMRLFKAAATGLIALTSIGLVACQKSAPTSDKGASSQAGNVFETGKLRAVVLDNVLPMVDEKDGKYEGLSFVVLNAIRDQLKSASENKSDDIVIEPVSIKSAQDGLNKIRSGEADIACGVAFTWERQRTLTYSLPFATSGVRVLAPKGNDGTPESLKGKTIGVVKDTAAAAVLAKSVDDAQFQFFSTPTEALAGLKDGTVEFLGGDSLWLKASRQATAPDADLVPTFPYARSSVGCVVANTTPHLLNYSNLAIGRMLTAYVDDNKDVRTAVNQWIGPDSQVGLSENMIGDFFTIVLATTAELSKGS
- the nusA gene encoding transcription termination factor NusA — encoded protein: MALVLLPGLSNLIEDISEEKKLAPQVVEAALREALLKGYERYRRTLYLGISEDPFDEEYFSNFDVALDLDEEGYRVLASKIIVDEVESEDHQIALAEVMQVAEDAQAGDTVVLDVTPEKEDFGRMAAATTKQVLAQKLRDQQRRMIQEEFADLEDPVLTARVIRFERQSIIMAVSSGLGRPEVEAELPRRDQLPNDNYRANATFKVFLKEVSEVPRRGPQLFVSRANAGLVVYLFENEVPEIQEGSVRIVAVAREANPPSRSVGPRTKVAVDSIEREVDPVGACIGARGSRIQQVVNELRGEKIDVIRWSQDPSQYIANSLSPARVEVVRLVDPEGQHAHVLVPPDQLSLAIGREGQNVRLAARLTGWKIDIKNSTEYDQSAEDAVVAELISQREEEEALQREAEERLAVEQAARAEEDARLRELYPLPEDEEGYTEDGEYYEEAEASGEEPVAEASEESVETTDTELDSEDAPSTSDDEEGAR
- the hisD gene encoding histidinol dehydrogenase, producing the protein MRCISTAAQAEQELDRIATRTTGATQREAEQRVQEILEQVKRDGDQALISLTEQFDGFRPEPLRIDSDLLEQAWKDTPVNLRDALDLAHRRIQDFHQRQRPTDLSVSGVHGEQLGRRWRPVHAAGLYIPGGRAAYPSTVLMNAVPAKAAGVKRIAMVTPAGANGLINTTVLAAAHIAGIREVYRVGGAQAIAALAYGTDTVQKVDVISGPGNLFVTLAKKSVYGQVGIDSLAGPSEVLVIADQTAKPAQVAADLLAQAEHDPLAAAILLTTEEELSRFVPEEIERQLASHPRESICRQSLSQWGLIVICDSLEDCASLSDRFAPEHLELLVERPRMMADRINHAGAIFIGPWSPEAVGDYLAGPNHTLPTCGAARFSGALSVETFMSHTSLIEFNKEALDATGVAVETLAMSEGLHSHANSVRIRLQ
- the rimP gene encoding ribosome maturation factor RimP codes for the protein MPHPLLPALKELASATAVGHGFELADLQVLAHMQPMTVQIQIRRSSGEDVTLDDCAGFSAPMGQALDNSAVLSEAYVLEISSPGIGERLHSDRDFQTFRRYPVDVIHRDTEGTEQKHSGTLLERTEDHVKISIHGRIKQFSRSSIISVELTSPTG
- the grrM gene encoding cyclophane-forming radical SAM/SPASM peptide maturase GrrM/OscB; translated protein: MNHADYGPIGLLVIQATSLCNLDCSYCYLPDRQKRRIFDLNQLPVLLNRVYESPFWGPHLSILWHAGEPLTLPCSFYDDATAIVREQTAELQEQGVQIEQHVQTNATLINDAWCECFKRNRIVVGVSVDGPEEIHDSHRRFRNGKGSHALTMRGIRKLQEQEIPIHAIAVLTSAAMEDPERMYSFFRDNGIHDLGFNVEEQEGVNASSSMQGISREKQYHHFLKCFWECNQRDGFPIRLREFDQITEMMISGQRLLQNEMNRPYSILSVDSAGNFSTFDPELLSVETQKYGLFNLGNIRDQSLIAATESETFQQLLQDMTAGTALCRDQCDYYGFCGGGTGSNKYWEHGTLASSETCACRFSTQIPVKVLLEQIEDQGVKAP
- a CDS encoding trypsin-like peptidase domain-containing protein; this translates as MKVLKMIRFCCLTALLVMSCFCGLPAQAADLSFTAGGHSFVANAVREVAPSVVRIDTERLIERQPFDPNLIDPLLRDLLGEPGYGIGPERQRGQGSGVVIDGRGLVLTNAHVVDQVSTVNVTLSDGEQRDGEVIGQDPVTDLALVRLSGRALPSPATLGDSEALEVGDWAIALGTPYGLERTVTLGIVSSLHRNISSLGFSDKRLDLIQTDAAINPGNSGGPLVNATGEVIGINTLVRSGPGAGLGFAIPINLASRVAEQLQKDGEVVHPYLGVQLVPLTARIARDHNRDPNALVELPERSGALVQSVLPDSPAQRAGLRRGDLIVHAGEDTIRDPQDLLKQVDQAEIDQPLLLQILRNGGDLQLSVKPAPLPGMS
- the rpsT gene encoding 30S ribosomal protein S20, coding for MANNKSSKKRVEIGERNRLQNKAYKSALRTLMKRCFTACSAYSEAPGDEAKTTLNASLNAAFSKIDKAVKRGVMHRNTGAHQKSRLSTAVKRAIEPSVS